A genomic window from Glycine max cultivar Williams 82 chromosome 17, Glycine_max_v4.0, whole genome shotgun sequence includes:
- the LOC100777182 gene encoding heavy metal-associated isoprenylated plant protein 33: MSKEEFLKIQKCVLKVNIHCDGCKHKVKKILQKIDGVFTTEIDAEQGKVTVSGNVDPNVLIKKLTKSGKHAKLWGAPKPNNNNNHNHNNQNHLADQFKNMHINHHKDAGGNHNNKGQHQIQNQPKGGGGNNQPKGGSGGGGGQQQGPTPQQQLQLQLQQQQRLQQQLEQLHRMKGLQDLNLPQFKDLKLTPHNPNLNPNAKAVKFDIPEEDDDFTDDELDDFDDDFDDFDDDFDDDEMDDLPPSKMKLPPMMMNAPPKGASNGGDGKKGGGPVPVPVQVHGIPGNGGGKKGGGGGGNNQNQGGGNKNNGGKNGGGAPEGKHGGGGGGGNKNGNGNNGAGNNNNNGGKKGNPMGGVGVQPMNGGFQNMGGDGGPQVMMSGRNVGPMSMPMPNIPAVQGLPAGPVNGGGYFQGAGPEAMPGNPFHQQQQQQQQQQQLQQQQQYMAAMMNQQRAIGNDRFQPMMYARPPPAVNYMYPPYPYPPPDPYTHFFSDENTSSCNVM; the protein is encoded by the coding sequence GGGTGTTTACCACAGAGATAGATGCTGAACAAGGGAAGGTGACGGTTTCAGGGAATGTGGACCCCAACGTTCTCATCAAGAAGCTTACAAAATCAGGGAAACATGCAAAACTCTGGGGTGCACCTAaacccaacaacaacaataatcataatcataataacCAGAACCACCTTGCCGACCAGTTTAAGAACATGCATATTAACCACCACAAAGATGCTGGAGGAAATCACAACAACAAAGGCCAGCATCAGATTCAGAACCAACCCAAAGGTGGTGGTGGAAATAACCAACCCAAAGGaggtagtggtggtggtggtggtcaaCAACAAGGACCAACTCCTCAGCAACAACTTCAGCTGCAGCTCCAACAGCAGCAACGGCTACAGCAACAGCTGGAACAACTTCATCGGATGAAAGGACTTCAAGATCTGAACCTCCCTCAATTCAAGGACCTGAAACTAACCCCTCACAATCCCAATCTCAACCCCAACGCCAAAGCCGTTAAGTTTGATATCCCTGAGGAAGATGACGACTTCACCGACGACGAATTGGATGATTTTGACGATGACTTCGACGACTTTGACGACGACTTCGATGATGATGAAATGGACGACCTTCCTCCTAGTAAAATGAAACTACCGCCCATGATGATGAATGCTCCTCCCAAGGGTGCCAGTAATGGCGGTGATGGGAAGAAAGGAGGAGGACCCGTTCCTGTTCCTGTTCAGGTGCATGGAATCCCCGGCAATGGAGGAGGAAAgaaaggtggtggtggtggtggaaacAATCAGAACCAAGGTGGAGGTAACAAAAACAATGGTGGTAAAAATGGAGGTGGTGCACCGGAGGGTAaacatggtggtggtggtggaggaggaaaCAAGAATGGTAACGGTAACAATGGAGCGggtaacaacaataacaacggGGGTAAAAAAGGAAATCCAATGGGTGGAGTTGGTGTTCAACCTATGAACGGTGGATTTCAAAACATGGGTGGTGATGGTGGTCCCCAGGTTATGATGTCTGGGCGTAATGTGGGGCCCATGAGCATGCCAATGCCCAACATCCCCGCCGTTCAAGGGCTTCCGGCCGGCCCCGTCAACGGCGGTGGGTACTTTCAAGGCGCAGGTCCCGAAGCCATGCCCGGAAACCCATTCCACcagcaacagcagcagcagcagcagcaacaacagttACAGCAACAGCAACAGTACATGGCTGCGATGATGAACCAACAACGCGCAATCGGAAACGACAGATTCCAGCCAATGATGTACGCGCGGCCCCCTCCTGCTGTCAATTATATGTACCCTCCATACCCTTACCCTCCTCCAGATCCCTACACCCACTTTTTCAGCGATGAGAACACCTCAAGCTGCAATGTTATGTGA